The genomic window ACAAGAAAGACACAGGATGAAACATGCATGTCTGGCTGTACCGAGAGTATTCAGGTTCCCCAGGCGGAGCTGCTATTCCGTGCAGTATCAGGAAATCACTTGGCCGTGGTCAAGTTGCTCGTCCAGGAGGGTGCCAACATGGACGGAGCACTCGTAATAGCCGCAACCTGGGGACACTACAGAATATGCAAGTTTCTCATCGAAAGCGGCGCCCATGTGAATTCCGTCTGGAAGGGCCAAACCCCGCTGCAGGCTGCCTGCCTTTCGGACAATGTAGATGCCAGAAGTATTGTTCGACTCTTGATTGACAGCGGCGCGGACTCGCATCGGCAAGGCCACTGCCCAGACTTGGTCGGGACTCCGTTGGAGATTGCTGTTAGACGCGACAATGTGCTCGAGGTTGACTGTCGCTTATTTAGACGTGTGAAGACTAAATCTTGGACCGATTCGCCTTGCTGCCTGGCACAGGTAAGCAAACAGAACAGGATCCAAAGGGAGCGCAGGGGGTCAGCTCTCATACGATCGCCGCGCGGGCTGTCACCGCACAAACAGGCCCTTATATCTGACATCAGCCACAAAAGAGATGCCCTTCAACCTGGCAATCGTCACAAAAAGGAAGTCCTTAAACCAAGCACTCGTCTCAAAAGAGACCCAGAGTATTATGGGCCCTTGGCCGACTGTATGGACGGGGTTCAATATTCGGATAATATCATGCGAGGTCGAGCAGGAACCCGAGTTGAGTGGGAGGTGGAGGCGAAGCCTGGCGTTGAGACGTCACAGGAGAACTGGGACAAGTTTGTCAACGGAATATAACGGGGTACATGTTACTagatgtgacaagggttcaatacaGAAGGCTCGGAGCATAAGGGGCTCAATTCCataataatctcgaagggtctctaaggtcttgagttgctacgagagaagaagagaaagctAACcaccttatatatattaaaggAACGCCTAGGCCTAGAGCCCTTAACTGGGCACGTGTTTACGctatataactaataagtcctatattagtaaagcccctttattgggcctcacgatctgttgggccttttccgtgtaacaccagACTAGATTTAACCTCTtcctgttacacggaaatagcgttggttacacaagggctacggtcacgggattagggcagaaggccctcaccgacttcttgtataaatagacgtcttcggtccctcaaggccttgaggaaaaccaaggacctttgataccaaagactgttattagatgaattgagtaaattgctccaagccctctattgagcccttgtcacacctgACTACAGCGAAATAGCCCCTACAGCGAACCATGGACGTTCAAAATAAGATGGCAAGTCTTATCATTGAATAGTTCAAGTTGTCTTTTGCACCAAGTGCAAATTAGAACTATTGCCATATTTCCGCACAACAAAACCAGGCACTGCTGCCCTTAGCTGCTGCAATGAAAGAAATATCCAAATACCAGCAGAGACCATACAAAGTCCAAGCATTACCATTAAAAGTCCCATCCCACTCTATCCAAGGCTTGAGAGTCCATGTATCTTCCcagctgcttctgcttctcctcgcAGTGCCGGCGCATCTTTCCAGACCAGTCCCCCTGCTGTTCGTCAAACTGCACAAAGTAAAATATTGGTGCGGTTCTCCCACAAGTCTCGAAGACAACGGACTCATTAATGGGACAACTAGCCATGCCGTATGCCATGttctccatgtcctccatgtcctcacCTGAGTATCTCTTGCGGTTCGGCCACCGACATTGCTGGTCCTCGGCGAGtattacacggaaaaggcccaacagatcgtaaagcccaataaaggggctttactaatataagacttattagttacacagctagaacacATGCCCGGGTAAGGACCCTAGGCCTAGGTGTtcctattatatatataaggcggctatctttttttttaatagtagCCTAAGACCTTAGAGACTCTTTGAGATTATTACTGAATTGagccccttttgctccaagccttcatactgaacccttgtcacagcgaGTTTCGAGCATCATATCCCGTACTGATGGCCAGAGTTCAGATGCGTCACTCATGAGCGGCTCGTGGGCAACCAGGAATGCAAAGATGAAGGCATCGAGACAAGGCCCTGAGAAAACTCACCACTTTCTGACCATGCCAAAGAAACCATTGTGCGCACAACTCCTTCCCGTCTTGTACTTGCTCGCCAGTGAGCCGACTTGGAAATATGTACAAGGTGGCTAACTGGTAGTTTTCGTATAGGAATCCAACCATCACAAATCAGACACTCTCGACTCAATTCGGTCGCGCGTCAAATCATGACAAGCACGAAAAATTACAAAGTCCAGAAGCTTAATCCCGACAAAAGCCTCATTTACAAGTACATTGTCAAATAGCTGCCTATCATTCGCTACATCCAAGCATGATTACATAACAATAAACCATTATATAGAACAGACCGGTACTCATCTGACGAATCCAAGACGGCCCATGACGCATGTAACGGCCAAGCTTTGATAACAAAGTCAATGATGAGCTGAATGCGCAATTGTCCCAAGCATTTCATCAGAGCCATCGCCACAGTATACTTGCTCAGCAAAGAGCGCGTTCCTCTTCTCAAGCAAGTTCCTACAGCGTCGGCAAGCAAATCCGCAGCGTCGCATCGAGCAAGATCCATCACCAAGGTCAAGCGatggccgtcttctttgcACAAGACGTCTCTGCAAGATGGCAACTTTCCACGCCCGTTTGACAAGTTGGCATCATCCTCACCGACCCAAAAGGCAAGATTGGTCTCATCCGACCGACCAAGTCTGCGATGAGCTACTCAGCCCTACTCAGCCCTACACCTCAAACCTGCCCCGTTTCCACCACCGACGCGCCAACATTCAACACTCGACACATGTGCGGGGCCTCTGTCGCAAGATTGTCCAGCTGCCATATAGTTTCCAGGTCAAAAAGGTCCCCGGACTCAATGTCGCCCCTCCTGCTCTCCATGTCAGCCAGCGCCTGCGCCGGCAGAGAGCCGAACGGCGGCACGGCCATGTCCAACGCCGAaacggcatcgtcgcccCCCAACCGGAACGACGTCGTCTCGTCGGCAAAATCCCACTagacaccaaaaaaaagggttaGTCACGGGCCATTTTCTCACAATTGCAGTCGTCACGTACGTGTATTGGGCTCCCGCGCGGCCGGGAATCCTCGTACCCCCCCAGCGTCTGCCACGCGTGTGCGCCGTCTTCCCGCCCGACATGGGCGTCTGATGCCGCAGAGGTCACGCCGTGGTCTGAAAGtacaccgccgccgtcctcgtcccAGTCTGCCGGCCGGGACGGCTGGTCCAGGTCGTCGTACAGCCGGGTGATTCGCGTGGTTGCCTTGGCCGTCCGCTCCAGCGCCTCGGTCCACATCGTCGCGTCGGGGCAGGTATCGGCCATGTCGGCGAAGATGGACCTCGCCGCCAGAATCGTAAAGTCGACGTCATCGGGTGTCTATGCAACGGCAGTTAGAACGGCTTTTCCTACTTGTTTTTTTTGGGTGAAAACAACGTACAAACCGGGCACGCACGGCGGATGATTGCGCCACGGCGTGGAGATAGGAAATGGCGACGGAAAAGAGATACAGGGCCGAGCTGTACGTGTACTTGATGCAGCCGGCGAGGTGGCGCTGTCGGTACATGCGCAGCACGCGCTGTCCGGCTTGGGCCATCTTTATATACCTCCTTGTTGTGAAAACGTCTGCTTCcgaggccggcgccgccgagacGTGCAACTTGTCCAAGACGGACTGCACCTCTTGCATCAAGGCGGGGATCTTGGCGTCGCGCTGGTACAGGAGCACAATGGTCTGCCAGTAGTAAAACTCGAAAATGGCCTTGGGGAACAAGACACCCGTGACGTGCGTCGTGGGCGCCGACGCCTTCCACTCGAGGGCGCGCTTCTCCATGCCTTCTAGCCATTGCCACTTGGACTCGGGGTCGGAGTCTGCCTCGAACGGGGACTCTGAGGCCGTCTCTTCTTGCCGCATGGTGATTTTCGAGGCGTGCCCCTTGCAAGTTCGGCCCGCGGCGTAAATGTCGGACTGGAGTAGCCGCAGCTTGATGAAGTGATGCGTAAGATACTTGTAACTTTGCGGCAGGTCGTGAGACTCGGGACTATTTGTGCTTTCTCCGTCTTTTGGCGTGTCGTCCTCATCCAAGGATGGCAACGGGGTGCATACATCGTTGTCGCTGATGCCAAACGGCCGGCCGGCGCTGATGCTAACAAGTCGATCCAGGCTGTACGTGCACCACCATAGCCGCCGCCTTACTTCGCGAATATCCCTCTGGGCAGTCTCCTCGGTCTCTGCACACTCGTCCCCGTTGGCAGCGCCGGGCCGAGAATGCTCCATGGGACTGGGAACACGGTCCggggcgtcgtcgtcggtgtcGCAGTGCAGGCCTAGGTCGATGGCCATGCGTATGGCAATCCCGGTAATGTACCTTGTTCTAGTTAGCCGTTTTCACCGTCTTGAATGAATGGTCGATGTACTCGAGCTCACCAGGCGCCTGGCAACACGGGCCGCAGGAGCGAAAAGCTGGCCAGAAGCAGGACGGCTTGCAGCACCTCCAAGCTCTTCTCTCGCACGATGCATTGGTCGAAATACATGCAGGCTCGTGAATAATACTCCTCGGGCGAAAGGTTAGCCTTGGACGTATTCGACCCGACACATGGAGCGCcgatggccttgtccttgtcttgCTCGTTGATAAAGCCGTGGCTACACCCGATGGCAAACACCATGTTCAGTAGGTACTGTTCCCGGGGCCTCAAGCCGCCTCCTTGGCCTGAATATGCCTTGTCAAATATTTTGGTGAAGCACGCGCGTTCCAGAATGGGAATTTGGGGATTGGCTCGGTGAAAGTAGGCTCTGACCAGCTTGAGTGCGAGGGCCTTGTCTGGCATCGCACAACGCGTAGCCTCGAAACCTTGGGGGTCCTCCATGTGATATTTGAGCATCTTTTCATTGTCGAGATTTGATGTCTGAGTAGTATGGAGTGCCACGGCCATGAAGGTGGCGGCCGTCTGGGGGTTGAGCAAAGCAGAGCCCATGGAGTCTCGGCTCATGGCTTTGGGCGAATTGCCTTTATTGTCTGACGAGGCAAAAGATTTACGACGGTTGCCAAGAAAGAAGTCTAGGCTGTCTTGAATTGCAGGTCGTCCAGGTGACGACGGGCCTGGCTCGTCACCATTCGCCTCCCCGCGAGCGGACATGTCCAGATCATCCGCCGGTGGGAAAGCTATGCCATGCGACACGAGTAGTTTCTCCAATCTTTCCACTCGATTCTCGAGATAAAAGACGTAGCTAATGCACTCATTAGCAATGGACACCAAGTAACCCCCAGAGCGGGTTCAATGCGAGGACTGCTACAACGCACCTCCTGGGCAGCTCCCTTTTCGTCAGCGCATCATACCCAACACAGGCGGCGCCGACTTTGGCACAGCTGGTGCAGCGTGGAAGCCTCTGGTCACATCGATTCTTACGAGAACGGCATCGGCTGCAGGCACTGACGTTGCGAAAGTTGGTGCTTTGGCCGGCCACCGAGCCAAGTCGACCATCGGCCACGCCCTGGGATGTGTCGTTGCCGTCtctggcgtcgtcgtctggaAGACAGTCGTCCGGAGAGTCCTCCCGAGGGCGTTTCCGCGAGCAAGGCGAGCCTGACGAGTCCGCACCTCGTGAAGACGTCATTGTGTAGGCGTGTGATGCTcttctgcggcggcgagcagTTCTGTTTTGTGCCAGATTGGTGGAGCCCTGGGCGCGGTGATGTTCGGTGAGGAGGCAGGTTGAATACCTGACCGAACGACGGAAATGTCAGTCTTGGCTCTCGTAATCAGAGTTGATGCGAGATGAAGGTGTTTCTGACAGACGCAGGAGcgctccttggccaagacaTGGACCAACGGTCGCGCATCGAGGTCAACGAACGATAAAGGGCCGGAGACGTGAAACTTGTGGGGAAGCGTTACAGTACTCCGCAGATCCCCCAGCTTCAAACGAACCGGGTGTCCTTGGAAACTAGTCATGGGGTGTGGCGTTCTTGAATCTTGTTCTCGCGGAATCGTAGCCGGTAGCGGAGCCCCCACTCGGCACCAAGCACCCGGTATCACAGAGTCATTCTTATCACTTGGGCCCCCACGTGGCCGGTTTGTCTGTtgtgttttttcttctaaTCCTTCGGTTCGAGGGTTGAGTGTATAATAGTGTCACGGCATGCCAAGTTGGCACCGCTGCAGCAAACCATCCAATGTCTCGTTGCCAAGGTACTCGGACACCGAAAA from Metarhizium brunneum chromosome 2, complete sequence includes these protein-coding regions:
- the uaY_2 gene encoding Positive regulator of purine utilization codes for the protein MTSSRGADSSGSPCSRKRPREDSPDDCLPDDDARDGNDTSQGVADGRLGSVAGQSTNFRNVSACSRCRSRKNRCDQRLPRCTSCAKVGAACVGYDALTKRELPRSYVFYLENRVERLEKLLVSHGIAFPPADDLDMSARGEANGDEPGPSSPGRPAIQDSLDFFLGNRRKSFASSDNKGNSPKAMSRDSMGSALLNPQTAATFMAVALHTTQTSNLDNEKMLKYHMEDPQGFEATRCAMPDKALALKLVRAYFHRANPQIPILERACFTKIFDKAYSGQGGGLRPREQYLLNMVFAIGCSHGFINEQDKDKAIGAPCVGSNTSKANLSPEEYYSRACMYFDQCIVREKSLEVLQAVLLLASFSLLRPVLPGAWYITGIAIRMAIDLGLHCDTDDDAPDRVPSPMEHSRPGAANGDECAETEETAQRDIREVRRRLWWCTYSLDRLVSISAGRPFGISDNDVCTPLPSLDEDDTPKDGESTNSPESHDLPQSYKYLTHHFIKLRLLQSDIYAAGRTCKGHASKITMRQEETASESPFEADSDPESKWQWLEGMEKRALEWKASAPTTHVTGVLFPKAIFEFYYWQTIVLLYQRDAKIPALMQEVQSVLDKLHVSAAPASEADVFTTRRYIKMAQAGQRVLRMYRQRHLAGCIKYTYSSALYLFSVAISYLHAVAQSSAVRARFTPDDVDFTILAARSIFADMADTCPDATMWTEALERTAKATTRITRLYDDLDQPSRPADWDEDGGGVLSDHGVTSAASDAHVGREDGAHAWQTLGGYEDSRPRGSPIHWDFADETTSFRLGGDDAVSALDMAVPPFGSLPAQALADMESRRGDIESGDLFDLETIWQLDNLATEAPHMCRVLNVGASVVETGQV